A genome region from uncultured Roseibium sp. includes the following:
- the rpsT gene encoding 30S ribosomal protein S20 has translation MANTPSAKKAARKIARQTATNKARRSRVRTYLRKVEEAIASGDQAAANDALKAAQPEIMRAAGKGVLHANTASRKVSRLNARVRALGA, from the coding sequence ATGGCCAACACACCCTCGGCCAAGAAGGCGGCCCGCAAGATTGCCCGCCAGACGGCCACGAACAAAGCTCGTCGCAGCCGCGTGCGGACTTACTTGCGCAAGGTCGAAGAAGCCATCGCTTCCGGAGACCAGGCAGCCGCCAACGATGCTCTGAAAGCTGCCCAGCCGGAGATCATGCGCGCAGCCGGCAAAGGCGTTCTTCACGCCAATACGGCATCCCGCAAGGTGTCGCGTCTGAATGCCCGCGTGAGGGCCCTCGGCGCCTGA
- a CDS encoding rhodanese-like domain-containing protein, whose amino-acid sequence MASPLIQGAVVQFSDQYAGDVESAQAYERLTKSKNTVLIDVRTRAEWNFVGVPDLSEIGKEVLLVEWQSFPPAPPVTEFAAGLSALLAQQGFDQETELYFLCRSGQRSQSAAIALTQAGYGKCFNVSGGFEGSLDQKNHRGTQSGWKAAGLPWVQS is encoded by the coding sequence ATGGCATCGCCATTGATACAGGGGGCTGTCGTGCAATTTTCTGATCAGTATGCAGGCGACGTGGAGTCTGCTCAGGCCTATGAACGGCTTACGAAGAGCAAGAATACCGTCCTTATCGATGTACGTACACGGGCCGAATGGAACTTCGTCGGCGTGCCGGACCTGAGTGAAATCGGGAAGGAAGTGCTGCTTGTCGAATGGCAGAGTTTTCCTCCTGCCCCGCCGGTCACCGAGTTCGCGGCCGGTTTGAGTGCGCTTCTGGCGCAACAAGGATTTGATCAGGAGACAGAGCTCTATTTCCTGTGTCGCTCGGGCCAACGCAGCCAGTCCGCGGCTATCGCGCTGACGCAGGCCGGCTACGGCAAGTGTTTCAACGTTTCCGGCGGTTTCGAGGGCTCTCTCGACCAGAAAAATCACCGGGGCACTCAATCCGGCTGGAAAGCGGCTGGACTTCCTTGGGTACAGAGTTAA
- the mutM gene encoding bifunctional DNA-formamidopyrimidine glycosylase/DNA-(apurinic or apyrimidinic site) lyase — MPELPEVETVRRGLAPTLEGARIVRVDQNRPDLRFPFPPDFKARLEGRTITALSRRSKYLLADLDSGDVLIMHLGMSGSFRIEAGVEHIPGAFALARSKDPKHDHVVFHLKTAKEADARVIYNDPRRFGFMTLVPRPDLSSHPLFVNLGLEPLGNQLDGETLSRLFSGKTTSLKAALLNQKLIAGLGNIYVCEALWRTGLSPTRQAGSIAGKNGRATTKTTALAGHIRDTLAEAIEAGGSSLRDHTQTDGTLGYFQHRFAVYDREGDPCRKEGCTGTITRIVQSNRSTFHCPKCQR; from the coding sequence ATGCCAGAATTGCCCGAGGTGGAAACTGTGCGCCGGGGTCTTGCCCCGACCCTGGAAGGCGCGCGGATCGTCAGGGTCGACCAGAACCGGCCCGATCTCCGATTTCCGTTTCCGCCGGATTTCAAGGCACGTCTGGAAGGCCGGACGATTACTGCGCTCTCCCGCCGGTCGAAGTATCTCCTGGCGGATCTGGATAGCGGCGACGTGCTGATCATGCATCTTGGCATGTCCGGCTCGTTCCGGATCGAGGCGGGCGTTGAACACATACCGGGCGCCTTTGCCCTTGCCCGGTCCAAGGATCCCAAACACGATCACGTCGTCTTCCATCTGAAGACGGCCAAAGAGGCGGACGCCCGTGTCATCTATAATGACCCGCGTCGGTTCGGCTTCATGACGCTCGTTCCGCGCCCCGACCTGTCGTCTCATCCGCTGTTTGTGAACCTGGGCCTCGAGCCGCTCGGCAACCAGCTTGACGGGGAAACGCTGTCGCGCCTGTTTTCCGGCAAGACCACCTCCCTGAAGGCCGCCCTTCTCAATCAGAAGCTCATTGCCGGTCTCGGAAATATCTATGTGTGCGAGGCGTTGTGGCGGACGGGCCTGAGCCCGACGCGACAGGCCGGGTCGATCGCGGGCAAGAATGGCAGGGCCACGACGAAAACCACCGCCCTTGCCGGGCATATTCGCGATACCCTTGCGGAGGCGATTGAAGCCGGCGGCTCGTCCTTGCGCGATCACACGCAGACAGACGGCACCCTCGGCTATTTCCAGCATCGTTTTGCAGTCTATGACCGGGAGGGTGACCCCTGCCGGAAGGAAGGCTGCACCGGCACAATTACCCGGATCGTGCAGTCCAACCGCTCGACCTTCCACTGCCCGAAGTGCCAGCGTTAG
- a CDS encoding enoyl-CoA hydratase: protein MGYENIRVEKRGRVGLITLDRPKALNALNAALMKEVATALDGFEEDERIGCVVLTGSEKAFAAGADIKEMQPFDFAQAYLTDLITPWDRVSRNRKPIIAAVAGYALGGGCELAMMCDFILAADTAKFGQPEITLGVMPGAGGTQRLTRFVGKSKAMEMCLTGRMMNAEEAERSGLVSRVVPADELLEEALKVAEKIADFSMPVAMLTKESVNRAYETTLAEGIRFERRVFHATFATEDQTEGMNAFIEKRTPQFRNK, encoded by the coding sequence ATGGGATATGAGAACATTCGCGTCGAAAAACGCGGCAGGGTCGGTCTGATCACCCTTGATCGTCCGAAAGCGCTAAACGCGCTGAATGCGGCCCTGATGAAGGAAGTCGCCACCGCTCTCGACGGCTTCGAGGAAGACGAGCGCATCGGCTGTGTCGTCCTGACCGGTTCGGAAAAGGCTTTTGCCGCCGGCGCCGACATCAAGGAAATGCAGCCGTTCGATTTCGCCCAGGCCTATCTGACCGATCTGATCACGCCCTGGGACCGGGTCTCCCGCAACCGCAAGCCGATCATTGCCGCCGTTGCCGGCTATGCGCTCGGCGGCGGCTGCGAACTGGCGATGATGTGCGACTTCATCCTTGCCGCCGACACGGCCAAGTTCGGCCAGCCGGAAATCACCCTCGGCGTCATGCCGGGTGCCGGCGGCACCCAGCGCCTGACACGTTTCGTCGGCAAGTCCAAGGCCATGGAAATGTGCCTGACCGGGCGGATGATGAATGCGGAGGAAGCCGAACGCAGCGGGCTGGTCAGCCGGGTCGTTCCCGCCGACGAGCTTCTCGAAGAAGCCCTGAAAGTCGCCGAGAAAATCGCGGACTTCTCGATGCCTGTCGCCATGCTGACGAAGGAAAGCGTGAACCGGGCCTATGAAACGACGCTCGCTGAAGGCATCCGTTTCGAGCGCCGGGTTTTCCATGCGACCTTCGCCACGGAAGACCAGACTGAGGGCATGAATGCCTTCATCGAAAAGCGTACGCCGCAGTTCCGCAACAAATAA